In Deltaproteobacteria bacterium, one DNA window encodes the following:
- the cas3 gene encoding CRISPR-associated helicase Cas3' gives MARKVLNRVWAKSSGETLVDHTLKVLSVLRQIRERSPRLAVVSGEPRLWHRAFWACVLHDFGKAAAGFQAYLRGEAPPWKHRHEVLSLAFLQALDLHGDDIPWIAAGIVSHHKDAKEIVEERYNISIEPEHLGIESLCRELPEDVLASLIEWLGEAPRRWIAENGFSDAVVPHFHPQPPARFRAGMAGAVMAALKGYDSLLQALDGLEAAAAENVFAIIMRGIIRQADCLASADSPELQSAVFPDRKALSDRIGISEDELMAHQEGAASASGSIILSAPTGSGKTEASLLWARSRQTRRPAQGHLIYVLPYQASLNALSKRLRGTFGLDVALIHSRSLAALYREVLSEGRSSGDAERLARRADSLARLHQPPVWCTTPYHLLRAAYRLPGYESLWASLAGALVVVDEVHAYEPGRMGLFVAMLEELRMRWGAELCIMTATMPSWLRGLLRPLVDAEVSAAPDVFGRFRRHRVELVDGDLFGEKAQGIIGSELASGHSVLVGVNTVKTAQRLWEELAGVMGDESVLLIHGRYTSRDRLAREGFIAERLDARKGSGSPVVVVATQVVEVSLDLDFDTIVTEPAPLEALLQRFGRVNRKGKKGVVPVRVLVRSVDDGGVYEAGLVEKALSILSANDDKVIDEATVGDWIDEMYRGIEDRFTSKARASIKEFRESALRTLRAFQSSEEMRDLFDELFDGTEVLPACLVDEFRHLREVAPIEARSLLVPVSAAQARRHADSMEWNGEWFVRIMDRPYDGDRGLML, from the coding sequence ATGGCGCGGAAGGTGTTGAATAGGGTATGGGCCAAGAGCTCGGGAGAAACGCTCGTCGACCATACCCTCAAGGTCCTCTCGGTCTTGAGGCAGATCCGGGAACGGTCGCCTCGACTGGCCGTCGTCTCGGGCGAACCGCGCCTCTGGCACAGGGCGTTCTGGGCCTGCGTACTCCACGACTTCGGCAAGGCGGCCGCCGGGTTCCAGGCATACCTGAGGGGCGAGGCGCCGCCCTGGAAGCATCGACACGAGGTGCTCTCGCTCGCCTTCCTGCAGGCTCTGGATCTGCACGGCGACGACATCCCCTGGATTGCCGCCGGCATAGTCTCTCATCACAAGGATGCGAAGGAGATCGTAGAGGAGAGATACAACATCTCCATAGAGCCCGAGCACCTCGGCATAGAGTCCCTTTGCCGGGAACTTCCGGAGGATGTCCTCGCCTCCCTCATCGAATGGCTCGGGGAGGCCCCGCGCAGGTGGATAGCGGAGAACGGCTTCAGCGATGCGGTCGTCCCTCATTTCCACCCGCAGCCCCCGGCTCGCTTCAGGGCCGGCATGGCAGGTGCCGTCATGGCCGCCTTGAAAGGCTACGATTCGCTGCTTCAGGCCCTTGACGGACTGGAGGCCGCCGCCGCTGAGAACGTCTTCGCCATAATCATGAGAGGGATAATAAGGCAGGCCGATTGTCTCGCATCGGCCGACTCTCCCGAGCTGCAAAGCGCCGTCTTCCCGGACAGGAAGGCATTGAGCGACCGCATAGGCATCTCGGAAGACGAATTGATGGCTCACCAGGAAGGTGCCGCGTCGGCCTCGGGCTCCATAATCCTTTCGGCCCCGACCGGGAGCGGGAAGACCGAGGCGTCGCTGTTATGGGCACGAAGCAGGCAGACACGCCGACCGGCACAGGGACACTTGATATACGTCCTTCCCTATCAGGCGAGCTTGAACGCCTTGAGTAAACGGCTGAGGGGGACCTTCGGTCTCGACGTGGCGCTGATTCACAGCCGAAGCCTTGCCGCCCTCTACCGTGAAGTGTTGAGCGAGGGCCGATCGAGCGGCGATGCCGAGAGACTGGCGCGGAGGGCCGATTCCCTGGCCAGACTTCACCAGCCTCCGGTCTGGTGCACCACGCCGTACCATCTTCTACGGGCGGCCTACAGGCTGCCGGGCTACGAGTCCCTCTGGGCTTCGCTGGCCGGAGCGCTCGTCGTGGTGGATGAAGTTCATGCCTACGAGCCGGGCAGGATGGGGCTGTTCGTGGCCATGCTCGAAGAACTCAGGATGCGATGGGGGGCCGAGCTCTGCATAATGACGGCCACCATGCCTTCCTGGCTGAGGGGGCTTTTGCGCCCTCTCGTCGATGCAGAGGTGTCAGCCGCCCCCGATGTCTTTGGAAGGTTCAGGCGGCACAGGGTGGAACTCGTTGACGGTGATCTGTTCGGAGAGAAGGCTCAGGGGATCATCGGCTCGGAGCTCGCCTCCGGACATTCCGTGCTGGTGGGAGTCAATACAGTCAAGACGGCGCAGAGGCTGTGGGAGGAGCTCGCAGGCGTCATGGGCGACGAGTCGGTCCTGTTGATCCACGGCAGGTATACGTCGCGCGATAGGCTTGCCAGGGAAGGGTTCATCGCAGAACGCCTCGACGCGAGAAAGGGGAGCGGCTCTCCTGTGGTCGTCGTCGCCACGCAGGTAGTCGAGGTGAGCCTCGACCTTGACTTCGACACCATTGTAACCGAGCCGGCTCCGCTCGAGGCGCTGCTGCAAAGGTTCGGCCGCGTCAACAGAAAAGGAAAGAAAGGCGTCGTTCCCGTAAGGGTGCTCGTACGGTCCGTTGATGACGGCGGCGTATACGAGGCCGGTCTTGTCGAGAAGGCCCTCTCCATCTTGTCGGCCAATGACGACAAGGTGATAGACGAAGCGACGGTCGGTGACTGGATAGACGAAATGTACAGAGGGATCGAGGACAGGTTCACAAGCAAGGCACGGGCAAGCATAAAGGAGTTTCGGGAGTCGGCACTCAGGACCTTGAGGGCCTTTCAGAGCAGCGAGGAGATGAGAGACCTCTTCGACGAGCTGTTCGACGGCACGGAAGTTCTGCCCGCCTGCCTCGTCGACGAATTCCGTCACTTGAGGGAGGTTGCGCCGATTGAGGCGAGAAGTCTGCTTGTACCGGTGAGTGCCGCGCAGGCCCGCCGGCACGCAGACTCCATGGAGTGGAACGGCGAGTGGTTTGTCAGGATAATGGACAGGCCCTATGACGGCGACAGGGGGCTGATGCTGTAA
- the cas1 gene encoding CRISPR-associated endonuclease Cas1 has translation MAKTEVERIHPEREPEAAPLPPAQYNLFTGEAELVALVVDEAPDDELVIDDGIRMVRTDDSSRLVLSGYGIFLSKKSERMVVRKGKDVIYQFPFFRLCDVVVASRGVGLSSDLIEELCRRGINLYFLSGGSKPYAMLTSPMLTATVEARRCQFDALNDARGVEFSKAVVYGKTTNQERLLRYFGKYIKDVDPERYSRVASIAAALRELRGKVRRVRGAKMDEVRDTLMGMEGTAGRLYWDGVKEVLANRTEFMGRRTRGAADPANSLLNYGYGILYSVVWGALVNAGLEPFAGFLHVDRPGKPSLVLDLVEEFRQPVVDRTVIAHINLGREITMVDGLLDGETRSAVAGKILARLDSQEKYEGRRYRISSIIQIQARNLASFLRGRRPYRPFTFRW, from the coding sequence ATGGCCAAGACGGAAGTCGAGAGGATCCATCCTGAGCGCGAGCCCGAGGCGGCGCCGCTGCCGCCGGCCCAGTACAATCTCTTCACCGGAGAGGCCGAGCTCGTAGCGCTTGTCGTGGACGAGGCGCCGGACGACGAGCTCGTCATAGACGATGGCATCAGGATGGTCAGGACGGACGACTCTTCGAGGCTCGTCCTGTCGGGCTACGGCATCTTCCTCTCGAAGAAGAGCGAGCGCATGGTCGTGAGGAAGGGGAAGGACGTGATCTACCAGTTCCCTTTCTTCAGGCTCTGTGACGTCGTCGTGGCCTCGCGTGGCGTGGGCCTGTCGTCGGACCTCATAGAGGAGCTCTGCCGCAGGGGGATCAACCTCTATTTCCTCTCGGGCGGCAGCAAGCCCTACGCCATGCTCACCTCCCCCATGCTCACCGCCACGGTCGAGGCCAGGAGGTGCCAGTTCGACGCCTTGAACGACGCAAGGGGCGTGGAGTTCTCCAAGGCCGTCGTCTACGGCAAGACGACCAATCAGGAGAGGCTTCTCCGCTACTTCGGCAAGTACATAAAGGACGTCGACCCGGAGAGGTACTCAAGGGTCGCCTCCATCGCCGCGGCGCTCAGGGAGCTCAGGGGCAAGGTCCGGCGGGTGAGGGGGGCGAAGATGGACGAGGTGAGGGATACGCTCATGGGCATGGAGGGCACGGCCGGCAGACTCTACTGGGACGGCGTGAAGGAGGTGCTCGCAAACCGCACGGAGTTCATGGGAAGACGCACGCGGGGGGCCGCGGACCCGGCCAACTCGCTCCTCAACTACGGCTACGGCATCCTCTACTCCGTGGTATGGGGGGCGCTTGTCAACGCCGGGCTCGAGCCCTTCGCCGGCTTCCTCCATGTGGACAGGCCCGGCAAGCCCTCGCTCGTGCTCGACCTCGTCGAGGAGTTCCGCCAGCCCGTCGTCGACAGAACGGTCATCGCCCACATCAACCTGGGCCGCGAGATAACGATGGTCGACGGTCTGCTCGACGGCGAGACGCGAAGCGCCGTGGCCGGGAAGATCCTTGCGCGGCTCGACTCGCAGGAGAAGTACGAGGGCAGGCGCTACCGCATAAGCTCCATAATCCAGATACAGGCCCGCAACCTCGCCTCGTTCCTCCGGGGACGCAGGCCCTACAGGCCTTTCACCTTCCGGTGGTGA
- the cas5b gene encoding type I-B CRISPR-associated protein Cas5, with translation MKVLKVELEGLTASFRYPHFLVGRQPTYIMPPPATIYGHICSACGEFVDPGLIRFGYCFRFEGKGDDFEHIYQAKVAGRYDKKLGCVKNIEAELVPVLRELLLFPRMTLYIDAPAIIDMLSESFRRPRYAVVLGRSQDLAAYRTADVIELREDESGYFEDTLLPWSYRTHTALGTAVLMPRFINPEDRREVSWERYITLRHRVFYGAADEGEGANHMIRYEGDGPLWVDPETPSVKDMRRAIAWHTFVDRDHGAEGVE, from the coding sequence ATGAAAGTCCTGAAGGTGGAGCTTGAAGGGCTGACGGCCTCTTTCAGGTATCCCCACTTCCTCGTGGGCAGGCAGCCCACCTACATCATGCCGCCGCCGGCCACGATCTACGGCCACATATGCAGCGCCTGTGGAGAATTCGTCGATCCCGGCCTCATCCGCTTCGGCTACTGTTTCCGCTTCGAAGGAAAGGGGGACGACTTCGAGCATATATATCAGGCAAAAGTGGCTGGAAGGTATGACAAGAAGTTGGGGTGCGTTAAAAATATCGAGGCGGAATTGGTTCCCGTCCTGCGTGAGCTGCTCCTCTTCCCGAGGATGACCCTGTACATCGACGCGCCTGCAATAATCGATATGCTGTCGGAGTCCTTCCGGCGCCCCCGCTACGCCGTCGTCCTGGGACGCTCTCAGGACCTCGCCGCATACAGGACGGCCGATGTCATCGAGTTGCGGGAGGATGAAAGCGGATATTTCGAGGACACCCTCCTGCCGTGGTCCTACCGGACACATACCGCGCTGGGGACGGCGGTCCTGATGCCCAGGTTCATCAACCCCGAGGACAGGAGGGAGGTCTCCTGGGAGAGATACATAACACTCAGGCACAGGGTCTTCTACGGGGCCGCGGACGAGGGAGAGGGGGCGAATCACATGATCAGGTACGAAGGAGACGGCCCGCTCTGGGTCGACCCGGAGACGCCCTCGGTGAAAGATATGCGCCGTGCGATAGCGTGGCATACCTTCGTCGACAGGGACCATGGCGCGGAAGGTGTTGAATAG